The Nerophis lumbriciformis linkage group LG27, RoL_Nlum_v2.1, whole genome shotgun sequence genome contains the following window.
gagcctcgggatcgaacccaggacctttgtattgtgcatgcactaacccctgtaccaccgtgctgcccaaataGCAGACATATTGTCTAATTACTAAtatcattttatagctgctggatgacggaAGTGAccgattaaaacaaatttaatgaatgccttttggtgtctgctggtgttttttttcaAGGAAGTTTGTTCTATCATATAGAAAGTACACATCAAAACTTCATTTAAatatgcaccacttttcaattgtacatgcagtcttagtagatccctataatagtacacgcaattttataATTTGCACACGTTTTTTAGcgcatggtatttggatcttagtagaccaGGCCCTGTGTGTATTTACATTACAACCATCTTAACCAGCCTGTTGGCTTGGACCACTCACCCCCTGTAGGGGTCTTCATAGGCCAGGAACAGACACTTCTTAGGCAGCTCTTTGAGGACAGTCCCTTGCTGCTCCTCCGACGGGTCCAAGCTGGCGTTAAACAAACAGcacgtttttttttgtaaaacatttCATCTAACTACAGTGTGAAAATAAGGTTTGAATTGATAAACAAATAAGTGATTAAATGATCTAATCTATAttctggatggatggatacatgaatGAATAAATGGATGAGGACAATATGAATGAGGACAATATGAATATAATACGGTATGTTTAATGAATGAACAaattatacatacatgcataggtGAAGGTTGAATGGCTCACTGATTAGATGGATGAATGAATTGACAAATAAATTGATGAGGAATGAATGAATAGATagattatgaatgaatgaattagatAATTGTTTGACTTTGGTCAGTGAAATGAATGTATGGAtaaatgaatgagtgaatgaactcatggatggatgaaaaaatacatggttatttaaattaattcataggtagatgaatgaatgaattcaagttttatatgaatataataaatataatatatgaatataataagGTATTGTTTAATGAATTAAccaaatatacatacatgcatgggTAAAGGTTGGATGGCTAACTGAGTAGAGGGATGAATTAATGAATTGATTGATAAATTGATGAGGaattaatggatggatagattatgAATGAATTAATTGATAAATTGATGAGGaattgatggatagatggattatgAATGAATTAATTGATAAATTGATGAGATATTAATGGATAGATAGattatgaatgaattaattagaTAATTGTTTGACTTTAATCAGTAAAATGAATGTATGGATGAATGAATGGGTGAATTAACTCATGGGTGGATGAAAAAATATATGGATATTTGAATGAATTCATAggttgatgaatgaatgaatgaatgaatgaacaactGAAGAAATAATAGAATTAATGAATCAATTAGTGAATGAATGAAAATACAATATACATGATGCATGGATGAATGGGTGGTTGAATAGatacaatataaatacaatatggtttgttaatgaatgaatgaatacatgcATGGGGAAAGGGTTGATGGATAACTGATTGGATGGATAATaagtataactttttttttaaatgatgaggAATGAatgatatatgtatattatgaatgaatgaattagatAATTGTTGGACTTTAATCAGTAAAATGAATGTATGGATAAATGAATGAGTGAATTAACTCATGGGTGGATGAAAAAATATATGGATATTTGAATTAATTCATAGgtagatgaatgaatgaatgaatgaatgaacaactGAAGAAATAATAGAATTAATGAATCAATTAATGAATGAGTGAAAATACAATATACATGATGCATGGATGAATGGGTGGATTGAATTAATTGAAGGATGGTTGAATAGATACAATATAAATGCAATATGGTttgttaatgaatgaatgaatacatgcATGGGTAGATGGATAACTGATTGGATGGataataagtatttattttttttaaatgatgagaAATGAATGGATACATGTAtattatgaatgaatgaaattcTTAATGAAAACATACAATATCTTCAATAAAGCTGAAATCAATGCATGGATGGTTGAATGAGTGAATGAACTCATGGATCGATGAAAGAATACATGGATAATTGAATGAATTAACGCACGAATGAATAGctgaacatgtttcactacacaccatagctcaccggcgtcacaatttaaacattggtggatctacacctgacatccactgtaatgataccaagtacaggagcgtatctagttgatctAGTATGATTAAGTTATTTttcggcatcacaacatcttctttagtttaaaaaaaatgtacattatgtttataaactcaggaaatatgtccctggacacatgaggactttgaatatgaccaatgtatgattctgtaactacttggtatcggattgatgcccaaatttgtggtatcatccaaaactaatgtaaagcatccaaacaacagaaaaataagtgattattacattataacaaaagtgtagatagaacatggtaaaagagaaagtaagcggatattaacagtaaatgaacaagtagattaataattaattttctaccacttgtccttaataatgttgacaaaataatagaatgattaatgacacaatatgttactgcatacgtcagctaaattaggagcctttgtttgcttacttactaataaaagacaagttgtcttgtatgttcactattttatttaagtatgaattgcaataagaaacatatgtttaatgtaccctaagataataatgcaattttttgtggtcccctttatttagaaaagtatcgaaaagtaccgaaaaaatgttggtaccggtatcggtaccaaaatattggtatcgggacaacactagtggacttgttttgtttttgtttttttaagccaTAAGAACATTCATAGTTACATGGCTGCCATGAATCAAATCGTGCAGGACTTACTGTAGCAACAAATAGCCTATTAGTCTAACGATGATACAGCGGTGAGGATGTAGAGTGCACTTTGGGTTTCACAAAGCTTTTTGAAAGGTAATATACAGTTGTGTGACTCTGCTAGTATATTTACCATTGGGGGGAACTACTACTACTTACATGACTGGACAATATACTACCTAATGTACAGGAGGACCAGCTGAGCAGATCGATCCACGTAGAACTCGTCGGTCAGGCGTTTGAAGAAGTCGCCGAGCTCGGGTACGAACCTCCGACATCTCTCACATGCAGCGGAGGCAAAGAAAAGCATCAAGATGCGGTTCTGCAGGTGCGTGACGATCTCACGTTCTGTGTCCAGCTCGTCCTGGTCCCTGTTGTTCTTCACCAGGACCCGGTCAACGAACAGGTCCGCCATCTTCAACTGCCCTGGAGAAGGTGTAGCCTATTGAAGCTAGGGAAAACGGTTAGgtggttcagtgtttttcaaccttttttgagccatggcacaattttttttattgaaaaaatcccaaggcacacTACCGGCAGGAAACATTCAAAAATAaaactcagcagtcgatattgacagtaaaaagacgttctcgcaattgttggatatgaattcaaaccataaccaagcatgcatcactatagctcttgtctcagagtaggtgtactgtcaccacctgtcacatcacgccgtgacttatttggagttttttggtgttttcctgtgtgtagtgttttagttctagtcttgcgctcctattttggtgttgattgtcatgtcatgtaaggatgtactttgtggacgccgtctgctgctccacacgctgtaagtctttaattttgtttacttcgcagccagttcagttttagctttgttttgcatagccatccctaagcttcaataccttttcttagcattttgtttttcctttttgtagccttttgtttatttttggtttaagcattagatacatttttacctgcacgctgcctcccgctgtcgtctgcatattgtgatcacgacaaaccatgttcccgacatttgctgttcaaatactgagaagagacggtgcggtgatcagcagccagttgaggcacgtcactcagttgtgcctcattATGGATtgctgactcggctaactgctggcctgctgtgcagtgagactgtattgctatatgaactatattatacatttccatagtttagttagctgaggtttataatgtacagtgtattttgtcaacaactgtatgtgtgtaacgtatttcttgggctgagggatcataaaacggctggaaaagacgcactggctgaggctcgcagtaatccgcctcctgcacccccaccgtagaatgcaactgacgggagtgttatatcaactaaagcccacactcaaactttccacgtgcaagattgaatctatttaaaaacgttatttcataagaagccaaaaagtgcaaaaacaataatgttcgtgttggaggagttgtgaatgactgcagggccacaacattaggtatacctgcagactgcaggtgtacctaattcacaactcctccaacacgaacattattgtttttgcactttttggcttcttattaaataacttttgtaacctatttttatgggctttcctctttgtgatgttaagttcctgttatgcgctgttatacagtatatgccttgagctcttattttgaaggcgctaagagcggaagtgatgacacgttggagtggagcgcaggtttttgaaagaaggtaaataaagtggtcctcgtgtaaactggagcctccgtgtttgttattttgtagtttcatacagtataggcgacatttataaaccctcggttacacttttttaaatagattcaatcttgcacgtggaaagtttaagtgagggctttagttgatataacactcccgtcagggggtgcattaatccagcacaacagcggcgctgccacctactgatatggaagggtattacacggttactctgccgacctcTTGACAGTAGAGactctcaacaacggcacattaattgcggattataactaccggtttgcaaaaaatacttttaacccagctaggtgaaatgacataatctcccacggcacaccagactgaggTGGTTTACCAACAAACAACATGAGTAGAATACAGTGACGGAGAGCTACTATCGTGGCTTTCACCAGCACTGTTTGAAATGAACTAATGAGTCTCCTCGCTGTCATCCCCGCACAGCGGCCATTAATCACACAAGCACGTCTCGCTCGCTGTTAAATCTGATAATCCTCATTCTTGCTTACCTCCACCTCACAGGAGCAAAGTCAAAAAGAGAACAGCCTTTTTTTCTTCGCTTTTATCTCCTATACTTGAATCATTTCCAAGGCTGTCTCCTCAAATCACGTCCACTCTCAAACTGTGTGCCTCCTTCACCTTGATTGTTGTTCGCTCCTATTTCCTTTTTGTCAGCGCTTCACCCTCTCTTGCTGTGTCTGGGAGGGTGGGGGTGAGACAAGGTGCTCACTGTGGACAGAAATGTGGTGTCTTCGTGCACAACGTTGAATGTATAAGGGTCATTTTACTGAATCGGTGCCATTTGCATCCCCaggaaatatcaatcaatcaatcaatcaaagtttacttatatagccctaaatcacgagtgtctcaaagggctgcacaagccacaatgacacaaATAGTAAGTAATagttataaagcgcttttcacagataaaaccaCAAAGCACTGTGCAAAACATAGGTAAAGTaaaacaattacatttaaaacaacaggggcaacaccataaaaaggatacaaagtgacttaaaattgatagttaaaaagggatgagaatcagcacctccaagtccgagtccatggttctcgcccggaaaagggtggagtgccatctccaagttggtgaggagaccctgccccaagtggaggagttcaagtacctcggagtcttgttcacgagtgagggaagagtggatcgtgagatcgacaggcggatcggtgcagcatcttcagtaatgcggacgctgtatcgatccgttgtggtgaagaaggagctgagccggaaggcaaagctctcaatttaccggtcgatctacgttcccatcctcacctatggtcatgagctttgggttatgaccgaaaggacaagatcacgggtacaagcggccaaaatgagtttcttccgccgggtggcggggctctcccttagagatagggtgagaagctctgtcatccggggggagctcaaagtaaagccgctgctcctccacatcgagaggagccagatgaggtggttcgggcatctggtcaggatgccacccgatcgcctccctagggaggtgtttagggcacgtccgaccggtaggaggccacggggaagacccaggacacgttgggaagactatgtctcccggctggcctgggaacgcctcgggatcccccgggaggagctggacgaagtggctggggagagggaagtctgggcttccctgcttaggctgctgccctcgcgacccgaccccggataagcggaagaagatggatggatggatggatggatggagttaaaaaggtgcattaactaaaagctttactaaaaagagaagttttcaaatgtttcttaaacgtttcaacacagtcaagatcgcggaaggactggtgcaaattgttccagagtcagggagctatagcctggaacgccaggtctccacgggttttaaaacaagttttcgggatctttagaagacccctggcctgaagaccggaggctgcgccctgaagagtaggggcgtagcaagtcagtgatgtactgaggggccccaccatgcaacgcacggaatgtcaggactttgtttgattgattgagacttttattagtaggttgcacagtgaagtacataatccgtacaattgaccacatcacaaattttaaactcaatgcggaatttaactggaagccaatgaagaagaCTGGATACAAACTCGACATGTACTCTTAAGTTCCGGTGCCAGCACCTGCAACGAGTTTCAAATACACTTTACATATTTGAATCGAAATTGTAATACCACTCCCTACCACCGGGGGCAACAGTGGGACAGAATCAGGGCTCCAAGATTCCCCCACCATCTGTACCATCATAATCCCAAAAATACAATTTGACACGTACAATACGAGGCTGTTAGCAAACACAAACAAGTTACATTCTGATCTGCGCATTGATGAGCATGGTCTCAGCCAGGTGAGGGCGCTGTTCTGCTAGTGGCAGATTTTTTTCCACCAGTTAATTTATTCAACTGTAAAACTGTATTTTAGGCGACTCTACACACCAGGGGTCTTAAAAGTCAATTTACCTCAGGGCTGCTGGAgttagtaagtaagtacattttatttataaagcacttttcacagagtgctgtacaaaacataggtgaagtaaaacaacaattcaataaaaacaacaggggcaacatcataaaaaggatacaaagtggattaaaaactaTTAAAGGTTAGGAGAGTTAGGTCTCGCCGTCCATCCCTTCCgaatgcccgtcttggttggggtctACTGGGTCTAGTTCCCGCATCTATTGTGGCAGCTTGGTACCCTGCAAGGTATTCCGCAGTGCTGCaagtcggccagctgctggggtagtgaccttgtgtgtcagcatgtctgtgatcttcttttaaatgtattattattatttatttttatttttatatattattgttgtttttatttaattttgtattaattattattgttttatttactattattataatttttgtattattattatttatttattaattttttcctccctcaggggGAAGATTTGGCAGGGCAGTTgcaggttgttccatctccatcgttggggtcccaaggataggataggtcttgattgtcattgcacaagtacaacgaaactatgttttcagcacaaacccgttcaagattagacaaacaaacagtgtacagggttacagaacaggaacgcacaaggcgccccgtaaaagatgggaaaaaggtaaaacggtgGGGGAaaagatgtgtaaaaaaaaatacaatctagactgggctcctaaggggcccagtctggagtgggaacaaATCTCcaagccatgcacacataaacatgttacatataatcacgacaactcgcaacagggggggggttggggccctggaggtcgactgctgctataaagcgctgccagccgttcatcaccccgaaggggaatcaagcggtggtgaaggcgtggggtggggtgtgtgtgtgtgtgtgtatgtgcccattgtcttgggtgtgttgatgtagtgtccataggcctggggccgttctgcatgcacgcaaaagttcgactccaggtgtcgttgagaagggagggaggtcaaaagcgtccatcattgaggagtcctcgggggagatGTTttccagaacagcctgctcctgttgttgcatcaaggccatttgagggagtcaaatcgtagattaggattttgttttttccgcgagcagacattacaatggcttgtctgttctatctCCATGGTAGGGTGGGTGGTTCCCATGGCCCTGTGCTAGGCAGTCCTGTAGCACCTGACTTGAGTGGGGTGGCCTGGGGCGGGCCCCGCCGTTCTCTCCGACGCTCAGGAATGACACTAAATTATGAAGTTGAAGAGAGGACCACAACATATGGGCCTGCAGACCATAAATAGCTTGCAGGctgcaagtttgacacccctgctgtacacgGCCGGTTGTTTTACCGTAGCAGATGATCCTTGGCGGATATGAATTTGCTCAAATTGAAGTTTCTGTTTCGACAACTTGTTATTTTCCATCTGCCCTGACAGCAGCTCTCGCTCACCCAATCTATAAGACTTGATCCAGCTTTGCACAGAGGACTCCAGATGAAGTTGcaataagcagcagtatattatCAGTGGTCATTCAGTAGGCTGGGAAATCAAACTGATGGTCGAGTCAGCGGGGGGAGAACAAATGACTGGAGAGACTCGGAGGAAGCATCCCAAGTGTCATCATGGTGCGCGTCATTTTAGCAGCAGGATGCATTCAATAGAAGCCATATTTGTCTGAGAAGTGTGGATCCCGAGGTCATCTGCAAATGTGTCAAATTATTCGAATAGAAATGTTTTCCTCATGTTTTGTTAGGTTTTATCCTGGTTtcataattgtgtaaatgtggACAGACGCTCTGTGGTATAAGCGCCGTGTAGGCAGGTATTAGTCAGTGTGGCTAATTTTAAAATCCATGCCATGGCAGTCATTGCTGGTCTGCTGGTGTTGTTgtgtctcttaaaggggaactgcactttttggggtggGAATTTTGCCttttattcacaatcattatgagagacaacacataaaatgtgtcaaatttttacagtacagataagaacggattTGTGTTGCGttcgctcgttgtagtgcaggataaaagagtaataaggtgcagatataaataaatagattactgtacagataaatatatattgcacttttgcatttcaatcaatcaatcaatcaatctttatttatatagccctaaatcacaagtgtctcaaagggctgcacaagccacaacgacatcctcggtacaaagcccacatacgggcaaggaaaaactcaccccagtgggacgtcgatgtgaatgactatgagaaaccttggagaggaccgcatatgtgggtaaccccccccctcaaggggagaccgaaagcaatggatgtcgagtgggtctgacataatattgtgagagtccagtccatagtggatccaacataatagtaagagtccagtccatagtggggccagcaggacaccatcccgagcggagacgggtcagcagcgcagagatgttcccagccgatgcacaggcgagcggtccaccccgggtcccgactctggacagccagcacttcatccatggccaccggacctgtgccccccccccctcaaggaaaaggggagcagaggagaaaagaaaagaaacggcagatcaactggtctaacaggggggctatttaaaggctagagtatacaaatgagttttaagatgggacttaaatgcttctactgaggtagcatctctaattgttaccgggagggcattccatagtactggagcccgaatagaaaacgctctatagcccgcagactttttttgggctctgggaatcactaataagccggagttctttgaacgcagatttcttgccgggacatatggtacaatgcaatcgacaagataggacggagctagaccgtgtagtattttatacgtaagtagtaaaaccttaaagtcacatcttaagtgcacaggaagccagtgcaggtgagccagtataggcgtaatatgatcaaactttcttgttcttgtcaaaagtctagcagccgcattttgtaccaactgtaattttttaatgctagacatagggagacccgaaaataatacgttacagtagtcgagacgagacgtaacgaacgcatgaataattcatcaatgcatccacatttatgttatattgtctttatagtccagcgagttaatccgttttggggggggGTGATTGAGGggtttattatgatgcgttcaagagtcttatggcctgagggaagaagctgttacagaacctggaggttctgctacggaggctgcggaacctctttctagagtccagcagtgaaaacagtccttggtgggggtgggaggagtctttgcagattttctgagccctggtcaggctttTTACTTCTAAATCTCAATTTTACCTCGAAATCACTCTAAAAATGCATTGGAAaaaaaacgtcaacaatacttcatttacattccgtaacctgcataataaccacaatgtagcgacattgttattgtaagagcgaactttGAGGAActctctagcgtagtaacacatcggacacgtttgagtttgtaatgcacaacacaatgcaatttgtactgattgaaaaacatgaacaatcctaTTACagaatctgtaaagtattagttaaagttaaagttaaagtaccaatgattgtcacacacacacacacgaggtgtggggaaattattctctgcatttgacccaccacccttgatcaacccctgggaagtgaggggagcagtgagcaccagcggtggccgcgcccgggaatcattttttggtgatttaacccccaattcaaacccttgatgctgagtgccaagcagggaggtaatgggtcccatttttatagtctttggtacgactcggccggggtttgaactcacaacctaccgatctcagggcggacactctaaccactaggccactgagtaggtggtattagcccacatttcatgttttgcttGTACACAGCCAGCCAGAcggcgtatgtactgtagttgtaataacacacatagcgtgctgcgtgtatcatgatcgatataaagtgtgactcaaaattgtaattttgatcatgttgtactgcattgtaatcattggttttgtgattgtgtgatgttctttgcctggaccccaggaagaatagtctccactgcggtgtagactaatggggatccttattaAACTGAACTAAACTAAACTTCCAGAAAGCTATGGAATATATCCCGATCGCCTTAGTTAAGACACATGGAAACATTTATTGAGATGAGGATAAAAGAACCTTAATGCCACTAtgtattaactaaaaaaaaaatctaaataagctTAATTTTCCCTCTGCATATTTGGACACTCTGGGACTAACACATGCAACAATTTCATCAGGTCTGTGAGGTCACAATTGAACTATGTCACTAtttaatagaaaataaataatgtagCATTTTTCACTTTATACCAATGTTTTTTCTGTAATTCTTTTGACCAAAGTAATCAAACTCACCACTCCGCCCTTCGCAGCCCATCCTGACCCGTCACGGCTTCACAAAcatttgtacttaaaaaaaaacaaactctgcAGTattctgtattttaatttttgtcTACCATTTAGAGTcctcatgtaagacaagaacacatgtttttattttttttaatgcattctaactcgtaaataaacgctagaaagagtcagcttacaatggaggtaACGGgattcgctctattctgcctataaagtgctctaaaaaacctCAATCCACGTTGTATAAACACactgtaaatatatacagtacaggccaaaagtttggacacaccttcttctcattcaatgcgttttctttattttcatgactatttacattgtagattgtcactgaaggcatcaaaactatgaatgaacacatgtggagttacgtacttaacaaaaaaaggtgaaataactgaaaacatgttttgtattctagtttcttcaaaatatccaccatttgttctgattactgctttgcacactctaggcattctctcgatgagcttcaagaggtagtcacctgaaatggttttcacttcacaggtgtcatagttttgatgccttcagtgacaatctacaaggtaaatagtcgtgaaaataaagaaaatgcacacttttggcctgtactgtatataaagtagtaacaggcacattcttaataacatgtaattcttatgaaatttggtcattttaagcatacag
Protein-coding sequences here:
- the LOC133624300 gene encoding nucleoredoxin-like protein 1, encoding MADLFVDRVLVKNNRDQDELDTEREIVTHLQNRILMLFFASAACERCRRFVPELGDFFKRLTDEFYVDRSAQLVLLYISLDPSEEQQGTVLKELPKKCLFLAYEDPYRGELEDMFNVKELPTVVVLRPDCSILIPNAVDEILRLGPDCYLNWQEAAELLDRNFMSTEDFQDKSTRSFTDPIRRLKYKVKDDKKRKKEQKRGWD